Proteins from one Dermacentor variabilis isolate Ectoservices chromosome 1, ASM5094787v1, whole genome shotgun sequence genomic window:
- the LOC142570533 gene encoding uncharacterized protein LOC142570533 isoform X1, with translation MGQLMSCCGCKCCSHARERLRSRLPWLFGSAQRLEQAPEQQQSPEQQPEQQPEPPQQGLEKDSPAADKPTSLPSVPGTAVQSPSDSEAAVTSSLGETTDTEGRLSTAISPAGSSLTVVSPATTSSESREGPPAQVASSSSGLSSTTPESDAPLTATTAAGTVETVATLTCPSDSPLFG, from the exons ATGGGCCAACTGATGAGCTGTTGCGGTTGCAAGTGCTGCAGCCATGCCCGAGAAAGGCTGCGTAGTCGACTACCGTGGCTCTTCGGATCCGCTCAGCGACTGGAACAGGCGCCAGAGCAGCAGCAGAGCCCTGAGCAGCAGCCCGAACAGCAACCCGAACCGCCGCAACAAGGGCTGGAGAAAGACTCCCCCGCAGCGGATAAACCAACATCGTTGCCGTCCGTTCCCGGGACTGCCGTCCAGAGTCCCTCAGATTCCGAGGCAGCCGTCACGTCGTCCCTAGGCGAAACTACCGATACTGAAGGTCGCCTCTCCACCGCCATCTCTCCGGCGGGCAGCAGTCTGACGGTCGTCTCTCCGGCGACAACGTCTTCTGAGAGCCGCGAAGGCCCTCCCGCGCAGGTGGCAAGCAGCTCGAGTGGCCTGAGCTCTACCACTCCTGAGAGCGACGCCCCTTTGACCGCGACTACAGCTGCTGGAACCGTGGAAACCGTGG ccaCCTTGACCTGTCCGTCGGACTCACCCTTGTTCGGCTAG
- the LOC142570533 gene encoding uncharacterized protein LOC142570533 isoform X2: MGQLMSCCGCKCCSHARERLRSRLPWLFGSAQRLEQAPEQQQSPEQQPEQQPEPPQQGLEKDSPAADKPTSLPSVPGTAVQSPSDSEAAVTSSLGETTDTEGRLSTAISPAGSSLTVVSPATTSSESREGPPAQVASSSSGLSSTTPESDAPLTATTAAGTVETPP, encoded by the exons ATGGGCCAACTGATGAGCTGTTGCGGTTGCAAGTGCTGCAGCCATGCCCGAGAAAGGCTGCGTAGTCGACTACCGTGGCTCTTCGGATCCGCTCAGCGACTGGAACAGGCGCCAGAGCAGCAGCAGAGCCCTGAGCAGCAGCCCGAACAGCAACCCGAACCGCCGCAACAAGGGCTGGAGAAAGACTCCCCCGCAGCGGATAAACCAACATCGTTGCCGTCCGTTCCCGGGACTGCCGTCCAGAGTCCCTCAGATTCCGAGGCAGCCGTCACGTCGTCCCTAGGCGAAACTACCGATACTGAAGGTCGCCTCTCCACCGCCATCTCTCCGGCGGGCAGCAGTCTGACGGTCGTCTCTCCGGCGACAACGTCTTCTGAGAGCCGCGAAGGCCCTCCCGCGCAGGTGGCAAGCAGCTCGAGTGGCCTGAGCTCTACCACTCCTGAGAGCGACGCCCCTTTGACCGCGACTACAGCTGCTGGAACCGTGGAAACC ccaCCTTGA